In Williamsia phyllosphaerae, the DNA window TCGCGGCGGGCACACCCGCTCGGGTCATCCGAAGCACCCCGGTCGAAGCTCCCTGATAACGCGGCAGTCAATCGTCAGCTCGCCGATCGGAACGATTTCAGGTACCAAGGCCACAGTTTTGATCCAGAGCCGAAACCACGGCCCAAATCGGGTAAACAGGTTTCTGAGACAATGGATCCATGTCTGATACACCGTTGCCTGAATCCGCCCTGGCCATTGTGCGAAAGCCCAACCCGGCCGTCATGGCGACGGTCACCTCGAAGGGCCGTCCCGTATCAGTGGCAACCTGGTACCTCATCGAAGACGACGGGCTTCTCATGCTGTGCATGAACTCCGACCGCGCCCGGCTGAAGCATCTTCAGAGCAACGGCCACGTGTCGCTGACCGTGCTCGCAGCAGACGATTTCGGTACTCACATATCGATCCAGGGGCACGTCGTCTCGATCAAGCCCGATGAGGGGCTCGCCGACATCGATCGTCTTTCCAGGCACTTCCTCGGCAAGGAATACCCGGCCAGGGATAGCCCGCTGGTGACGGTCCACATCGAGATCGATCGGTGGTTCGGTTGGTCAGGGGGCCGCCCTCTTCAGTACTAGCGAGCAGGGTCCAGGTGTCCGGGGACCACGAGGTGGCGGGCTCGAAGGCGGGACTGGTCGCGGCGTAGACGCGAACACCGTGGGCCCGCACCCGGATTCGGGTACTACAGCGCAACGAAGTTCGCCCTTGAAGCCGTCACCGAGACGCTACGGGACGAGGTCGCAGCACTGGGCGTCTCCGTACTGGCGGTCGAACCGGGAGCGACTCGCACCAATGCTTACGCCGGTTTCGCCCGGGAGCAAGTGTCGGAGCCGATTCCCGAGTACCACGCGATGCTCTAGCAGGTCCGTGGAGCGTTCGCAGACATGGACGGCGTGCAACCCGGCGATCCGCGCCGCGGTGCCCGTGCAGTGATCGCGGCGATGGCCCAGGATCCACCGCCCCGACGACTGTTACTGGGCCACGGCGGTTTTGACGCCGTGACCACCACACTGGAGGCCGCACTGGCAGACATCCGCTCAAACAAAACCCTCTCACGTACAACTGACTTTCCCGCCTAGACCGCCTAACCTCCGACAACGTCGGAGATTGACTATCCACTGGATAGGATTCGTAACAGATTTGGACTAACTACAGGACAGCTGCTGTGGAGACGAATGGGTACAGAACAAGCGGTGATCGTGTTCTACATTGCGATCTGGGTCGGAGTGTCGGCGCTCGCGGTGATGGTCGGCAAACGGGGAGCGCTGTCATGGGTCGCCGCGGTTGCCTGGACCCTCCCCGCCGCCTGGCTGACGCTCATCGGGGCATGGATACTTCCGGACCGAAGTGTGTACGAGCCTGCGGCCTCGATCGCACCGTCTGAGCTGTGGCCGGTCCACCTCGCATTGGCCGTGTGGGTGACGCCATTCGCGGTCGTGGCTGTGTGGCTGCGAAGCGGGGGAGCGGTTCGTAACGCATGCATCGTTTGCGGGATCGCCGCTGCGGCGGGCGTAGCAGTGACACTGTTTCTGATGACCAACCCGGACGACCTGATCTTTCTGA includes these proteins:
- a CDS encoding pyridoxamine 5'-phosphate oxidase family protein, coding for MSDTPLPESALAIVRKPNPAVMATVTSKGRPVSVATWYLIEDDGLLMLCMNSDRARLKHLQSNGHVSLTVLAADDFGTHISIQGHVVSIKPDEGLADIDRLSRHFLGKEYPARDSPLVTVHIEIDRWFGWSGGRPLQY